The DNA region AACATCTGTTATGGCTTGGGCGGTTTCGATATGGCTATGGGTGGACATGGTGGATACCACCCCGAAGAAGTCCCCGGGTCCCAGGAGATTGCTCCCTTCCTCAACCACCACTTCCACGGCCTTGGAAATTCGCACCTTCCCTTCCCGGATAATGAAAAACCGGTCGGCGTTATGCTTACCCTCCACTACGATATAAGAGCCTTTCTTAAAACTGACAAACGTAAGTTGCAGCTGTCCGCTCATAAAACCCCGCTAAAGTATAAAATCCCGAAAAAATTGTCATTATACAAATTCTTCTTTTAGTATATCTTAGTATCGGAATAAAATCCATTCAGAGTTCAGGGATTAAAATCTCCGACAAAAATAATTTCCGGTTCCAATTCAATCCCCAGGGCGGCCTTTACCTTTTCCGCCGTTAGGGATGTCAGTTCCCGAATATCAGCAGCCCTGGCGTTCCCGGTGTTGATAATAAAGTTCCCGTGCCAGGGCGCAATTTGGGCCCCTCCTACAGAAAGGCCCCTCAGGCCCAGTTCATCGATGATCTTTCCTGTGGGTTTCCCGAAATCCCGGTTGTTCTTAAAGGCTGACCCCGCCGAAGGGAAGCGGTAATGCCCCTTCTCCTCCCGGTCTCGGCGATGTTTTTCCATATCACCCTGTATTTCCAGCTTTTCCCGGCGTTGAAGCCTGAACCGGGCGGCCAGAATCAGGACATCCCTGGTTTGGAAGGGGCTTTTTTTATAGGAAAAATCCCCTTTCCCGGGGAAAAGGCTGATTCTATTCAGTTTTTCATCCAGTATTTCGGTTTCCAAAAGTACATCCGAGACCTGCCTATCGAAGCACCGGGCGTTCATCCACACCGCCCCTCCCAGGGTGCCGGGCATTCCCGCCAGGAATTCAAGCCCCCCCCAGCCTTCACGGGCAGCGGCTTCTAGGGCATCATCCACCCTTGTCCCCGCCCGGATCAAAACGCTGCCCGAGGCAGCTGTAGCTTCGTCGGGGCTGAAGTCGCAGCCGGTCCATCCGGTGGTGTCCAGCACTATCCCCCGGAGCCCCGAGTCGGATACCACCAAATTTGCCCCGCCCCCCAGGATAAAGAGGGGTATACCCTGGGTTCGGGCCAGATCCAGCAGGGCTACGGCAATAGGTGGGAAAGCCTCGCCCCGGGGCCGTATCCAAAGATCCGCCGGGCCGCCGACCTTAAAGGTGGTATGGGTCGACAGGGGTTCGTCGTATTTCAGGTCATCCTGGGCTAGCAGAGCCGTGATTTCAGAGGGGAGCCTTTCGATCAGGGCCTCCAGTACTGCTTTACTGTAACTCAAAAAATTCTTTCCTTTCATTATTGTTCTGGTCCACCAGGGCACCCAGTTTCTTTGCAGCCAGGTCCGGCGCCAGGCTGCATATCCGGCTGCTCACCAGATTACGGGTCTTATACCGCTGGGTAAGTCCGGACAGAAGCCGGGCGGAAATCACTGGGTGACCGGCGGCAGTATAGCCTGTGGCGGCGGACCAGGAAAAGGCACATTCTCCGGTATCCAGGGCAAAGCGCCAGGATGGAGGGCTCTTTTCCAGGAGTTCTTTCACCAACGAGGCCGCCCTTGCCCCGGGGCTTTGAGGCGCCGGAACCTTATCCCTGTCGTCATAGGGGACGGCGCCCTTCATTTTTGTCATGGCCCGCCGCTCCAGTGGGGAACCAAAGGCAAAAACCGCCGTATCCCCCTCAATGCCGCTTAGCACCCCGCCGGCCTTTCCAAACACCTTAAGCACCTCTTTGAGAAAGGCTGAGGCGGCTTGGGCAGCCTCCTGGGGACTACTTCTGTTTTCAAGGCCCTTCAGGTTTCCCTCCCGAACAACCACAATAGCCGCGTTGGTATTGAGGGTTTCTGAAAGCCCTGGCCCCCCAGCCCGGATGAGCCCTTTCAGCCAGGAAGGATCCATCCGGGGACCGTAGGCCCGGCGGAGGCGGTTTGCCTCCCGGTATTTTGCAAGCAGGGCGAACACAAAGGATGAGATAATCCCCGCCAAGGCCCCGGATAAGGGGATAAGGGGATCCATCCAGTAAGAGCGGAGGATAAAACTCTCTGAAAAACCAAAACCCAGGGCTGCGGTCAGGACCAGACCCAGGCCCAGGGAAACCCAAGGGCCGGTCAGGGCAATAGAGGTCAGAATGACCAGGACCCCAAGAAGAGACCAGACCAGGGTATCCTGGCCGGTATCCGGGCTGAATACCCGGCCGGTAAGGAGGGTATTGGCCATGAGGGCGGAGCTTTCCAGGTCTGAGTTTTCCCCGGGGGCGCCCAAAATGCAGAAGGCTCCGGAAAGTTCCGCTTCCATGGCAGAGCGGAGGCGCAGCAGTTCGGCGTATTTTTCCCGAAGATTCCTGAAAGTGAGGATCAGCTCATTTCGTAGGACCGTAACCCGCCGTATCCCCTCCACTCCTAAGGATTCGGAGGCAATCATCCGCTCATATCCGTCAACCAGGCTTGTTTCCGAGGGTCCATTAAAAAATTCATCCAGGGACTTGAAATACCCCGCCCTGGCGTTCAGCCAGAGGTCTTTTTTTTCCTGATCCGGGGCTGCCAACAGTTCGTCCCGGATTTCTTCGGTATATTTATGGAGGTATCCCGGATATGCTACGGGGTCCAGGTCCTTATAGATACCCTGGTTTTCCGCATTGGTCAGGAGCCGCCCGAATTCCCGGTCCGCCTCCTCATATTCCTGAAACGCAGCCAAGGGGATACGACGGAAATCCTGTTCTTCCAGGTTAGGAGGAATAAACAAAAGCGCCCCGGTTTCGTCTGTGGGGAGAGGAAAATCCCCCTCCGGCCCGGCACTGAAAGTTCCAGCGCTTTTCAGGGCGGCAAAAACAATATGCTCCGCCTCAGAACCATCTTCCCGGATCATCACCGGGGCGATACGGCGTATTTTGCCGTCCCAGTCCTTGGCCGACCCAAGATACAGATCCAGCCCGGGAAGGTAGAGCCTGCCAAAAACCCCGGCGGAGTGCTCCAGGAGCTTCTCCTGTTTTTCCTGGGGAACCAGGGCTTGGAGAAGCCGATCCTTACCCCGTTCGGTGATAATCACCAATTCCCCCACATAGCGTTCCGCCTCCGAGGGAAGGATAAAACCCAG from Treponema primitia ZAS-2 includes:
- the murB gene encoding UDP-N-acetylmuramate dehydrogenase is translated as MSYSKAVLEALIERLPSEITALLAQDDLKYDEPLSTHTTFKVGGPADLWIRPRGEAFPPIAVALLDLARTQGIPLFILGGGANLVVSDSGLRGIVLDTTGWTGCDFSPDEATAASGSVLIRAGTRVDDALEAAAREGWGGLEFLAGMPGTLGGAVWMNARCFDRQVSDVLLETEILDEKLNRISLFPGKGDFSYKKSPFQTRDVLILAARFRLQRREKLEIQGDMEKHRRDREEKGHYRFPSAGSAFKNNRDFGKPTGKIIDELGLRGLSVGGAQIAPWHGNFIINTGNARAADIRELTSLTAEKVKAALGIELEPEIIFVGDFNP